A stretch of DNA from candidate division TA06 bacterium:
CACTAGGTTTTGATCTCCACATCCACTCCAGCCGGCAGATCAAGTTTCATCAGCGCATCCACAGTCTGAGGGGTGAACTGGGTTATGTCTATGAGCCTCTTGTGAACCCTTATCTCAAACTGCTCCCTGGACTTCTTGTCCACATGGGGAGACCTGAGCACGGTAAACACCCTCCTGTCTGTAGGAAGAGGAATGGGTCCGGAAACTATCGCTCCAGTCCTTTTCGCGGTCAGAACAATCTCCTTTGCCGACTGATCCAGTATTGCATGGTCGTAGGCCTCAAGCCTTATCCTGATATTCTCGCTCGGCATATCTTACTCCAATACCTGTGTTACCACTCCCGCACCAACAGTCCTGCCACCCTCCC
This window harbors:
- the rpsJ gene encoding 30S ribosomal protein S10; protein product: MPSENIRIRLEAYDHAILDQSAKEIVLTAKRTGAIVSGPIPLPTDRRVFTVLRSPHVDKKSREQFEIRVHKRLIDITQFTPQTVDALMKLDLPAGVDVEIKT